From one Acipenser ruthenus chromosome 21, fAciRut3.2 maternal haplotype, whole genome shotgun sequence genomic stretch:
- the LOC117427826 gene encoding POZ-, AT hook-, and zinc finger-containing protein 1-like isoform X5 — MERISEQPWNSSYTYQVSKHSDEMLHNLNDQRKNGGRFCDVILRVGEDSFPAHKAVLAACSQYFESVFSCQAEGGGETKELEMHTISAKVFKDILDFAYTSKIVVRLECFPELMTAAKFLLMRSVIRICQEVIKQSNVQILVPPARGDPDLGFPLDMSNGSVFGTNGQAHDGDVNTQASGGLSLTDSSPSAIPPGLQGAERIPVTSPQLLVANPFQNAASGAAPVGAGGKRGRGRPKKIPAVDPMLFGGPTVSKEQGVFPCGLCGKLFTDGVRLRNHEAQHGAPSISLHSMGISATQQPRPGENGVPIHIGVADGTRKRERTRRHVGCDICGKVFRDVYHLNRHKLSHSGEKPYACPVCGLRFKRKDRMSYHVRSHDGSVGKPYVCQTCGKGFSRPDHLNGHIKQVHTSERPHKCQVEEVKGHGSNDYNAFCVNLLKTCNASFATRDRLRSHLACHEDKIPCQVCGKFLRAAYMTDHLKKHSEGPHNYCNICNKDGQEDLQKCPHQDPQDSSDNSFGELSDGSDLKSHHKVEEESLSFQCEAGGGGESEGDGKLKNETEKKHTCPDCGSSFRSRSHLNKHVQKAHCPQKGMQALGELAPFSPQQNMSLLESFGFQIVQSAFASSLTDPEAGHSGMNMGGK, encoded by the exons ATGGAGCGCATTTCGGAGCAGCCGTGGAATTCCTCGTACACCTACCAGGTGAGTAAACACAGCGACGAGATGCTTCACAACCTCAACGACCAGAGGAAAAATGGAGGAAGGTTTTGTGATGTGATCCTGCGGGTCGGGGAAGACAGCTTCCCGGCTCACAAAGCCGTGCTGGCGGCCTGCAGCCAGTACTTCGAGTCGGTGTTCAGCTGTCAGGCGGAAGGGGGCGGCGAGACCAAAGAGCTGGAGATGCACACGATCAGCGCCAAAGTTTTTAAGGACATTTTAGACTTCGCGTACACTTCGAAGATTGTCGTCAGACTCGAGTGCTTCCCGGAGCTAATGACAGCCGCCAAGTTTCTTCTGATGAGGTCCGTGATTCGGATATGCCAGGAGGTCATCAAGCAATCCAATGTGCAGATTCTGGTCCCGCCGGCTAGGGGTGATCCCGATCTGGGGTTTCCATTGGACATGTCAAATGGGTCCGTGTTCGGGACCAATGGACAGGCGCACGACGGCGACGTCAACACCCAAGCGAGCGGCGGGCTTTCCTTGACAGACAGTAGCCCATCTGCGATACCCCCGGGTCTGCAGGGGGCTGAACGGATTCCCGTGACGTCCCCGCAGCTGCTTGTGGCGAATCCGTTTCAAAACGCGGCGAGCGGCGCCGCTCCGGTTGGAGCGGGAGGGAAGCGGGGCAGAGGGCGACCCAAGAAGATCCCGGCGGTGGATCCCATGCTGTTCGGCGGCCCAACCGTTTCAAAAGAGCAGGGGGTCTTCCCCTGCGGGCTCTGCGGAAAGCTGTTCACCGACGGCGTTCGGCTCAGGAACCACGAAGCCCAGCACGGCGCTCCCAGCATCAGTCTCCACAGCATGGGCATCTCCGCCACGCAGCAACCGCGGCCGGGAGAAAACGGGGTTCCGATCCACATCGGGGTCGCAGACGGCACTCGGAAGCGGGAGAGGACCCGGAGGCACGTCGGGTGCGACATTTGCGGGAAGGTGTTTCGGGACGTCTATCACCTGAACCGGCACAAGCTCTCCCACTCCGGGGAGAAGCCCTACGCCTGTCCGGTTTGCGGGCTGCGTTTTAAGAGGAAGGACCGGATGTCTTACCACGTTCGGTCTCACGACGGCTCGGTCGGGAAACCCTACGTGTGTCAGACCTGCGGCAAGGGATTCTCCAG GCCGGACCACCTAAACGGACACATCAAGCAGGTGCACACCTCGGAGAGACCCCACAAGTGTCAG GTTGAAGAGGTGAAAGGCCATGGCAGTAATGACTATAACGCTTTTTGTGTTAATCTCTTGAAGACCTGCAATGCCTCCTTCGCCACGAGGGACAGGCTGCGCTCCCACCTGGCGTGCCACGAGGATAAAATCCCGTGCCAGGTGTGTGGCAAGTTCCTGCGGGCCGCCTACATGACGGACCACCTAAAGAAGCACAGCGAGGGTCCGCACAACTACTGCAACATCTGCAACAAAG aCGGACAAGAGGACCTCCAGAAATGCCCCCACCAAGACCCGCAGGACAGCTCGGACAACTCCTTCGGGGAGCTGTCTGACGGGAGCGATCTCAAGTCTCACCACAAGGTGGAGGAAGAGAGCCTCTCGTTCCAGTGCGAGGCGGGAGGAGGGGGCGAGTCCGAGGGCGACGGCAAATTGAAAAACGAGACGGAAAAAAAGCACACCTGCCCGGACTGCGGCAGCAGCTTCCGCTCCAGGTCCCACTTGAACAAGCACGTGCAGAAGGCTCACTGCCCCCAGAAGGGCATGCAAGCGCTGGGGGAACTGGCCCCCTTCTCCCCGCAACAGAACATGTCCCTCCTTGAGTCTTTCGGCTTCCAGATCGTCCAGTCCGCTTTCGCCTCCTCGCTGACTGATCCTGAGGCCGGGCACAGCGGGATGAACATGGGGGGCAAGTGA